Part of the Xiphophorus couchianus chromosome 2, X_couchianus-1.0, whole genome shotgun sequence genome, CCCTTATTGAAACATCTGTCATAATTAAAGGTACAGCTTGTGCAACAAAACCAGTCAAATTAAATTAACCACCAACTTTGCCAGAATCTTGATGCATTTTTAAGAGGACTGTCAAAGTTAATGCATACaattaatctgaacattttaatgtgttattaCATAGCTCAAATGAATGGAACTACCTGTTTTGGCCTAAAAGCCTTTCTCCCACCTAGTTCACAGCAGCGCATTATAGGCTCAACACATGGGGAGCAACAAACGGCAAAAGCGGAACGTTTTATGCAACAGAAGTAAAAAGTTTTTCGTTGCCAGCCCACGTTTGCACATCTACGTGTACGAGCTTGAATTTCACATGCGCGAATTACATCAATCGCTCGACTGGACGACGACAAGCGACTGTCTCCTCATCACAGAGGCTCCATGGAGAAGCACGTTTCTGTGACGActcttaaaacaaaatgactttccTTAAACCTTCCTGGAGATAAAGACCTGGAAAACTGAGAATCTTCAGAAATGCTTGGAttgagaaaataaagatttttcttcaacagtttTGTGGAAAAACGTGCATACGGTGGTGGCTTTGATATGGGTTGTATGGGCATTTGCTCGGGGCGGCATCATAAAGGAGTGGGGCACTGAAGAACTAGAAAATGAAACCTTTCAGTTTTCCTGTGAATAAGTTTGCTACTACTAGCATGCATGTGTAGTAGAGTAAGTTTCCCATAGTTGTTGAGTCCTAGGAGACTACATAATCTGCTTtctaatacaaaaaataaataaaacaccagaTAATTACTTGCATTTAATTAGTTGGAGAGTGTCAGAAGGAGGGGCTTGCCCCGGGTACCATTCCTGCAAAAACCACAACTTTGTACACATTTATACTTCAAGCTTGTTAATCACAACTGTagagtgtgattaatctgataaataaaaaataaaattaatctatATTTGACTCCAAAGTTTAATGTTGCGTGTCTGTGTAAACGCATGTCTCCTGCTTTCAGGGTTGGGTGACCACCCGGCTGGTGCCGAGCAGCATCGTAATCTTCCTGGGGGCCAGAATGAACCGCCTTCAGCGCACAGGATACCTGCACAGGAGGAAGCTGCGGGAGCAAAGGAACGGAGCCAGTCTGAAAACTGAATAACGGCAAGGCCACAGGCGACACAGGCAGCCGCTCCTTTTTCGGCCGAGACTGTGCCTAAGGAAGTACGTTGGTGTGCTTCCATCCTCTGGAGCTGCCTTCAAATGTAACCCGTTTTGTGCCTTGAGTAAACGTGCACAGCAGACTTAAATCTGCGATAATCTGCCCCTGATGTCTGTCTGGGTAGGTGTGGCCAAAGAATTTAGGAAGTTGTGTGGTATAAAGTgctagtttgttttttctttttttggtcatCGACACTAACGgtgaaaaataacaaagcaaaTCGAAGACCAAACGCTGCTGTATTAGGCAGTGAAAAATGGTGATGggcatattttttatatatatacttatttattgtatatttgTAAGATGcacatgtaaaacacaaaatctgcaGCACCAGCGTTGAACCTACACTAGCTCTCTTTACTAatgtaagatattttttaaaaaaaacaggcagtttctgcttttattattcctgtttttttcttactcgGCTTACATTCcccttgttttttcttctttttttttgtttgctaatcTTGTGTGTTGCAGACTATTTAAAGTGTCACTGTGGTGGGTTGTATTTGTATTGACGTGTCGCTTTTTCCATGCTAGTCTATTCAAATTCTTAGTTTCTTTTCTTGTAATATTGCTAGAAACGGTTGGATTCAGTGACGGGGTGGTTGCTTTGATTTATCATGACAGGATCTTAAATGGGAATAGtgaactcttttcttttttctcccaatCACTTGACTGTTATTTTTGGTAGTTTTCTTTAATGTATCGGAATGGCTCTAATATTGACAGATCCCTCTGTTAAATGctgagcaaatatttaattggaGTTTTTTAATATCACCAAACTAGGGTTGTAGCATCATCAGCTTTTCATCTGCAATTTTTTTACGATTGATTAGTTCAGATGCCACaaagtgttacattttcaaaatcaaacgatgcaagtgtttttttttttattttttattatatatactTGATGCCTGCTGCAATACTCCATATGATGTGGTCTGACCTGGACCTCTTGTGGTAttcttgtgaatttttttttctagtctttTATATGCCTTACAAATAGAGTTCCAAATGTAAAATGCTTATCTTTTCTACcgtttgttaataaaaaaaaactttggcaGAATAAgctctgtgttgttttgtgtgtgtgagcatgttTAAATTAGACATGTTTTGTACTActtgttattaaagctaaagtatgtagcttttatccagaatgtttttatacatatttgttaaaactgttgccATGGAGTGAAACTATGTTGAGACAGGTAATCTATGAATAGGTCAATCTCCTCCTTGACCTTACTAATGCTGTGGGATGAATTGCACAGCtgctggtcaaaaacaaccaatcagggccatgaggagggtcttagtgctgtcaatcaacctcatgcaCTTGCTGATAAATGTATTAAGGGTGAGAAACTACTTACCTTTataggaaaactgtttatctggcctcattggtggctatgctaactgcTCAATATCTGGGCAGCAGAAATGATATTTCCCAAAACTAACGTAACAGAGATTTTCCAACATGCTGACGATGCAATCCTTCCTTCAATGCATCATGATCCATTTAGTGTGTTAAAGGCacttttagatgtttctttttatttttaagagacTTGAAAGTGTAACACACccctgtgaaaaataaaaattaaactttccaaatattgacatttattCTGTATAGTTCAATTGAAGTACAGTGGCCTGGTTACGTAGATGTCCAGACCTTGACCATGAAGTTAAACAGATACAATGTATATACTTAAAAGGCCTGTCCCATCAAAAAACAGTCAgacaattctgatttttttagaACTAGGATCTTCATGAAGCCTTGaagcaaaatctaaaaaatattttttgccatGTCATTTACTTtgtgatatattttttgtatcagATTTGATACAGCAGGCTTTTCTTAGAACTTCTGGCTCCCAACAATGTGAGTTttagatgcaaaaacaaatgttgcctATAACAGTTGGAAAATATGGAACACTTTagaaagtttttcttgtttgttttttttccccactaacAACTTTTTATAGGCATTTATTTCACATCGTGGTAGGAACCAAAAGAGTTTCTGTCCTTGTTCAGGCAAAGCTGTACCTTACACTTTTTACAGTAGATGTGTGCAAAATGATTTCAAGAACAGTACTTGCATCTCTGTTGGGCTTCCCATGTTGGAAAATGATTAATGTCATGCTTTCCTGGAAAACGCGTATGACCAATCTCATGCGAGGcgacattttgaaaagaaaaggaaaacgcTTTCTCTGCATGCAGTGCAATGATAATCCAGTAGATGGCAGAATACACGTCTCAAATTATATACAATAGGTTTTTGGGTAAGTATTGATCGTGGTATAAAAGATAGAGACCACAGAAACCTATGTATCATTTATGATACAAATGGCGATTTAGGGTTTTAAAAGTACTTCAATTATTGCTTAATATGTTTAGGTGAAAATATGGTGTTATTTTTAGGTACAGTGCACGCATTGAGAATTGGGTATATTTATTACATGACTGAGACCATAGACATGTCTATGATATGGGTGGACATTGCATGGGAACCTTAATGAGGCCTGATAGTTTGAAGTAGGAACTATTTTTCTGTAACACGGTAGCAATGGCTGACAGACGTCAGTATTTTTGTCTCTCTTGACTTAGCTCTGTTGTGGCGCTTTAACTTCTATTTGGGTGAGTATTTGaaggttatttttatatttttcaaaagtctTTCAGCTTATAACAATATTTACGTAACTTTAAACAGACTGGCTGTTCTTTCCCCCAGTGTATGAGTCTTTATGGTTACATTTGCTTGAGAAGAGCCACTTTATTGTGGGCATATTATTTGACGAcgcattttattaatttaagaacatttttacgTTATTGACAGCGAGTGCATTGATATTACAGACTTAAGGCTACTATCTAGAATGTTCTGTAACTTTTCTGTGTATCTAATTTCATCTACACGTCATGCTCggtttttctgtttgctctcatgttttgttgtaaatcGTTTTTTTAAccgagatttttaaaaaatctaccttcctgaaaaaaaaacatagaaaagcTTCCACGTTCACATAAGgcagctttcttcttcttcttcttcttctttgttgcaATTTTTAATTCACATAATCACATCTTTACCTCAGAGGTGTTTAGTTGTGTAAAAAGACACACCGCCTCTGTCTTACAACTAAGCAAATCAATGGAGGGATTCTCAAAGGAAGACCTTGACcttgctaaataaaataaaaaaacacccataTCCAACAACATTgatgtgttattttgtttgatttgagaCAAAATGACCTTAAATGTGAATGATAAGCCAGGTTTACCCGTCTATCTGTCTAACTGCAGATTGGATGGGATGTCAGATAAGCGCCAGCGTGCAAGAGTCCAGGGTTCCTGGGCCAAACAGCTGCCAAAACCCTCAAACAGTCAAACGGGTAATTTTAAGGTCTCTCTTTCAGTTGTGAACATTTCTGATCATTAACGTGGAAGTATTACGTAATTTCCAGCCAcgtagtgtcattttatagcacaactaAGTTGCTATGTTACCTtgagttgtcataaaaatgctgtatatattaaatatgacttaaaaagtTTTGACTTTGTGATTTAATGCCCTGAAATTGGtattctgtttctttaaacactcctgctcttcctgaagtcatcacaacatggctcctctattaacctttttAACGTTTTTACGAGAAGGATTctcagttcctccaggtgtttgctaattgctactggctagtctgaaggagctgaggagAGAAGTAGCAggagagggctgctctgtgaggcggaaacTTTAAAGGAAAGGTgcagtattatataaaatagtcttttttgagttttacatcatgctaTAATATTACACCCTCCTCAAGGACATAGCTTCCAGTCCTTTCCCGCAACTCCCACACTTAGCTGCTTCAGACTAGCCTtcatcaattagcaaacatctgacGGAACTGTGTatctactgagctcattataggagctgttTCTCAcagcaatgctggtaaaaatgttgttaaaaggttaatagaggagctatattgtgatgacttcctgaaggcggagtttcagagagagcaggagtttcttaaagagacagaggcccaatttcaaagcattaaGTTACAGAATCATAacatttttaagtcaaatttgaGATAAACAGCgtttttgtaacaactgaaggtaacatagttacttgattacgCTACAAGATGGCACCAGGTCCtcggaaaatacataatactgccccttttaatattttattttcttggagACTCTCTATTTTGCTTTCTGTAGTTAATGAACTATTCAAAATCAAAGGAAATGCACATTTTGCCACTTTCTAAAAACAAAGGATGATAGACAAAAAATGtgagcctttttatttttttatttttctttctccccctTTACAGCGGGCAGCCTAAACAATCAACCCAAAAATGTTAACGCCGCCTCTGGCACGTGGGGATTTGGCAACCAGAAAACATCCGAAGCATTTGAGTTTCACAAACCCTCCAAGGTAAACTGTGAAACTGATCCATGTAAGCTGTGTTTGAGTTTAAAATACAATCAAACTTCCCTTCATTTCAATCCCTGCAGCCAATAAGAGAAGTGCCTCCAGAGAAAGTAATAGAGTAAGTtaaactctggttcagtttttAAGACTTACTGGGATTAAAAGCACATATTTGACCCTTTATTACATGGCGTATTTTTAAGATTTCAATTCTTTTAAACAGAGATGGACAAATAATAACGAAAACATTCTTTCAACAGACATTTGGGTGATTATGAAATAAGTCTCAGGCCTTCTGGGGTGTCTCGGTGAGTACGGTTCTAATGAGGAAGGAAACGTGTTTAAGTAccagacatttaaataaacaatccACTATACTTATTGAAGCTAAAACCAATCTGCAGTGCCTATTTGAgtccagtaggtggcagcaaTCACTCAAATAATCGGTCGCAGGTTGGCTTTTTAATTTCGGCAAATAAAAACGTCTTGACTTTTAGTTTGTGTCTTATGTGAACATGTGACAAAAAGAGGCTACAAGGAAATTTGTCTtcatcaaatgtaaataaatgaaaacatactGATTTTTACTTGTATCATCCCGTGTGCCTCATCATTAACCCCACTTCAGTGGTgcttaaaaaagattttatcaaTGAGTCTGAAGGATTAAATATCACTTGTGATCTTTAATCAGTTAGCCTGCATCCCTGCCTCGAAATGACGCACATGAAGATGTGCGATTCGTATTACTAACatgtcatattttcatatttattgatgctcaaAATGAACCGATAGCAGAAAAAGTAACCGTCCTGGTGGTACAGCGCTTGTCTTTTGCTGGAGTTTAGCGTTGTCAAGAAAAATCTACATTGTTTTCATGATGAGAGATGtgtcattttgtgatttttttgtttgttttgaatgcGTTCAGGCTGCGGCTGCGGCCCGGGTTCCTCACACCAGAGGAGGCTGACTGGATGTTGAGTAAGCTACTAGCAGAGCTGCCATGGTCCCAGAAGACTAACTACAGACTGGGTGGGTACCAGCAGAACCAACTCCAGACCTACAAGGGGGCAAAGTGGGGGGAACAAAATTCCATAGTTTATAATCTAGAATAGCTTTAGCAGCTTAGCTTTTTGCTTTGGGTTCGCattgcttttaatttcactCCATAAACGTTTGTTTACGTCAGGTTCCACAGATGTTTGTCTAACAGAGTTAGTAATTAGAGTTGCCTTCTGAAACCATGATGACTGGAACATCGACCAACCTGTCTGATGTGTGTTGATGAGTTTGATGATGACACTCGACAAAATTGTTTCTCACAATTGACGACTGTCGGACAAAAAGAGAAGCTTTCaagatgtaaaacactttgaactttgttgctgaaatgcacTTTGCAAACGAACTTGGTTTATTGATTAAATTGGATAAAAACACACTATTCACTCTGTATGAAGGCATCACGCTGAGCTGAAGCCACACTCCGGTCTCCCTTTTCTCCCAGCTGGCTCTCAGCCATCCGATGAGCAGTTCCGCGACAGCGCCGCTTTAGACATGACAACAGGATGATGTAAACCTAGCGGGGAGGTGGGAGGTCAGGGTCAGATTTTATAAGGTCTTCATTCACTTGGGAGACTTTGTCAGCAACATGTTGGTTGAAGGATCTGCTGAAAGAAGATATGCTTTGTTTCTGCCTTTCTGTTTgtattattctttatttttgaaacattgaGATTACAGAAGCTTTATAGGGCCTCCAGGTCACAGGCTTTCTTCCTCCACTTTagcatttccatttttaataatgtattttcATCTTCAGGTTTCTATTAATAATTTTCTATTAATCATTCCAATATCCTTGCACGTTGTATTTTATTAACACGGACTGCCCATTTGGCAGATTGTAAACTTGTTCCTCTGGATTGAGAATGTTGCTTTCCATCACAgcctgcgtttccattacaaataggCACAAGCCGTCATCGCCATTAccctaatgtcgaaaaaaacaaaacacaattttggaATTGCGGTGCTTTCAGTAAGTAGGAAACgtaattaaaatcaaagtttgttcaggcgataagtcattaaaaaacatgccacgTGCTACtttctgtcgtcttcttcatgaCAAAGTCTAGTTGTTGGTCGTGTGGCTCGTGTGacgtgaaaaaagtgttttcatcgcagctttgtgaaataaactaatATTGATTTGCCAAATTGCGCAAATATATGGTCAGCGGTAAAGCAGCTGCAGTCAATGGACAGTAAAGATGCACCAATCTGATTATAATATCTGTATCAATctagatattgaaaaaaattctagattggATATAGTTGAAACGTGCCCGACCCATATacgcagatctattcagtctaactTTATGTTATGTGCTCTGAGTGAGATCATGCTGTAATATTTATTCTACATTATATTTacaattcctaattgcacttccTGAACGATTTGaaaatttgttgcagtttatttttaacatgtttgaccaagctagtcaacctattgtttttgtcagtttcagtttctctatgatttattttacgtttgttgttttactcctgactgaagaaataaaagttgtaTTGTTTTAACCAGTTTGACCAAGCCGCTGGGGCATTAAAGTGTGGTGCAGATGATCAAATGAATCTATTAttagtaggcctgtcacgatagcaaattttgctcaacgattaattgtctcaaaaattattgcgataaacgataatattgtttgaagacctttttacactgaaaatgatgtaataatgcatgtgacttcctgccaaagatagatacactttattttcaaaagaacacttaacattggaactgataaacaaaataaacaaaacaaccaaaaacaaaaataaaatggattctcagtctccatgaacaaaaaatgtactggtaaaaaaactaaacaacacaaagccaaaaagtggaaataaatactgcattcaaccaaaagagtaaagattatgaagtctgtatattatgttgcccttcagtaataattagatttaaatagagaagatgggcacatcgactacctgatgcaatagttcacactacatgattttttgctcctatttttccccttacaacaatcttagaaagttggtctttctaagaccAACTTTCTAAGATTGGTCTTAGAAGTTggtcttagaaagaccaactttctaagattgtcgtcCTGACTTTCTCTTTTGGCCCCAATCCCACTAAGATTGTGATCCTGACTTTCTAAGACCATCTTGAAACGTTcatctttctaagattgtgtggtgtgttatggtagatcgtcgttgccgctccgatccaaatcagggtttttccccgactgggagctttaactccacctgttcaatgtgacaggtagccaatcagaaagcgaggattctcctctaTGCTTTCTGAGgtgaaattacggaggggaatcccaaacagctgacacgtccagcggacattggagatgatatgtggaaacaacattaatgtttattcaacatgcaaagaatatagaaatgacaaggggaggaaaccggtaacttttcagctgttcttcgttaacgtgacgtaaataggttataatgattttcattcagtcaggactttacgctgacactagccacatgcattgcaggtagattgtagtaaagcattgattaatgcctggttttaaaattagttcactggacttgtagccattattttgtgcccattgttggacaccacacggcaggaacgaaccgatcgatcagttatacctaggatttctgtcggctaatatttggtctctcaggttttgaaaatgggccgacaatcggctgacagctcgtgtgcgctgggctttacactaagtaaaatgaggaaggaggagtcagtggagagcaccggagttgagccttttttcattcagtgtctttagctgaaagagaaaaaggtcggaagagacgatagtttaatttattgtacgattaattgatttaccgtttatcgcgacaggcctaattattcggtacatttatgtctgtgtttaaaaaagaaaaagaaagaaagaaatgttttaagtcaattcagctgtttgcctgtatcggatcggtatcggccgacaccaaacctcagatatcggtgttggaagtgaaaaaagttcCTCGGTGGGTCTCTAGTTCAGGGAGGACTCAGCGTCTGGtgactgctttttaaaaaaaattttacaggttgtaattaaaatatgatACAAATATTTCATGTTGTCAGGTAAGCCAGAATGTAGATGGtgagtttaaaaagtatttttatctttaaaatacttactgctaatatttttgtatttttgtaatattttttctttgctgggCCACTTTAATGCTCTGACTCAGTTTTCCCATCCATTTGGTGTCTAAATTAAGCCACATACAGACTTCTAACTTCTTTTCCTCTGATCCCGTCTTTTTATGGAAGAAGTGCTTAAATTTCTTCTCGTTTTTGTAAACGCTTGTTCCCCGGGTCCTGTCATAATTCAGTCCCAGTACAAGTGATGGCCTGtcctgcagcttgttttggTTCCACCGTGTTTCTGTACCAGAGGATCGGCCAGAATAAGCAGAAAGCCAGAGAGTCGTTTCTCGGGAGATCGGCCCAAAGGCAACAAGTGAATGAGAGTCGAATTAGATTTAGTCGACCGCTTCGCTCTGCCACCGGCTGAAAACACGCTTTGGTGGCAAAATGGTTTAGAACCAGTTCTCCTCCTGCTCTGTTCAACTCGGAAAGGTTCAATTTATGTACTGATGTTGTTTAAAGACATTAGGGATGcgtttatttagattttttttttttttttttgttgctgttttctgcGAAGAAAAGTAAATTCAGAAAGGATTTTAAAACTTGCTACAGTTTTGATGTTTGTGTTAAAGAAGTGCATTGAATTTCTAGAGAAAAACCCcccgaaaaaaacaaaatgctttcgCTCTAATAAACATTATTGTGACTTTCTCATTCTTATTATAGATATGGCCATTTTTGTAATGTTCTGATTGTTTCTATTTGTCCAGGTGAGGCGTATGACGAGCCCAGGCTCACCTGCTGGTACGGAGAGTTACCGTACACATACGCTCGCTCTACTATGGCTGCCAACACACAGGTACCTGAAAcgataaataaatgttcttaataTTCCCGTCCTGAATCATTTTATCGTCGTCTTCTCATCCTCTCCACACAGTGGCATCCACTGCTGGTCGCCCTCAGAGAGGCGGTGGAGCAGGCCAGCGGCTGCACCTTCAACTCGCTGCTGTGTAACTTGTACCGAGACGGACACGACGGCATCGGCTGGCACAGCGACGACGAGGCCTCTTTGGGCCCCGAACCCACCATCGCGTCTCTGAGTCTGGGCGACACCAGAGTGTTCAGCCTTCGCAAGCAGCCTTCAGCGGTGAGATCATGGCGACAACAGCTGCTTTCCCTGCCCTCAAACGTTTcctatttgtttcatttttacacaCGTATATTAAGCAGTGTGCCCGCACGTccttaaaaagtttaaaattcacGTGTCTACATTTAAAGTCTTACAAAATGTCTTgaattaactaaaaaaagacTAAGTTGGCCTTAAAATACGTCAATCACAGGTCTTACATTTTGGACTGTTTGATTTTATATATTctatgttttttggggggttttttcttgTGGGATTTTTCTGTCAGGTAAAAGTTTGAGCAACACTCTGCTCTACGGACATGTATTACGGTTGAGGCTtttgctaactagctgctaatatatgctagctagctagctagcatttTTTGCGTAAATGTATCTCTGGACgatgtttgtacatttctgttgcaTTTGAGTGTACGGAAGTACATTgtggttgaggctaccgctaagtAGCTGCTAGTACTCTCTTGCTAGCTAGGTAGCTGTTTTGCGACTGTCACTGGCAGTACAATGTTTGCACATTTCTGCGGACACGTTGGACTTCAATTCCATCCgtaatgactttaaaaagtcttaaattcaattttgtgaaacctgcagaaacttGGTTATGAATTTCTGCTCACTTTTAGGACCAGTTTGTTGGCAGTAAATTAGCTTTACAGTTCcctaaaaatattctgttagATCCGTCGCTTATTTGtgtgggtttttgtttgtttgtttctttttaatcctCAGTTTGGTTTGGGCATCAGTGCCAAAATTTGGCTCACATTTagtaaaactgtaattttaattaaagctaCAGTCAGGTGAAAAAACTGTGATGTTTTAGGATTGCAAACTTTGCAATCCATAGAgccattttctctctcattccagtgaaataaaacttgtttagagCCGCAAAAATTACAAGACTTGTTGggagaaaaaagataaatatcaaCTATTATCTggaattttgtcatttttatagaaccactgtttttatttttagggtttgaaataaaaaatttttttaaactttgtaaaaaacaaaaattaaggaTAGATACATTGAGTGTTTCCAATCTATAACACAAGAAACAAAGAGATCCATAAATCATCTTCTGAGGTGTAAATTCTGATAAAAAGAGGACTTACTACTAAAAACCTGCATTTTGTATTAcatgtgtatttaaaataatttgttggtTCTTGCTCATTTGAAGTCAAAGGGATTCCTTTACAAACTCTGATTTAAAGGTCTGAGTTTCTAACTCTCGGTCCGTGTTTTGCATCGATCTGCTTCCATGTCAGGAGGACGACGGCGACTACACATATGTGGAGCGAATTCGGATTCCTCTGAGCCACGGGACTCTGCTGCTGATGGAGGGAGCCACGCAGGACGACTGGCAGGCAGGTTTTAACTCAGTTTTAATCAGGAGTGCAAGATTTCCACAACCAAGCCTCaatgtttacagtaaaataGTCATGTGCTTTGACTGAAGATGTGTGACGGAGTTCCTTCCACAGCTGACAGGCGGCCAGGACAGATTTGCTTCTCCTGGCGAGTTTAGAGCCTCACATTTCAAGGAGAGACAAGTATTTGAGGCTCAGACAGCTTCTTGGTTTAAATTAGAGGAGGAACCTTAAAGTGGGCGACAGAGTGAGGGTATGATACCGTTTGCAGGGCAGTTTCACCTGGGTAAAATCAGAGCTTTGCGACAAAAACAAAGGTAAATGCATCGTGTCACTAaagattgatttatttcactttgtgtaGAAAAAAATTTCACAGAAAGCTTAAAACTGCCAAGCTATATgagagttttgtgttttttgaagcaaaattaAGCATTCAGAAGCTGTTTTAAAGTAAACTAGAAGGCGCAATtagcatcatcatcatttaattattaattatttaattatttgtacaATCGGTGCTAGACggcattaaaatcaaaatgaaaaagagaaaactgtgaaaatatgtttgcatgTTATAATCTGAACTTTTGTcatcttttgtgatttttgtttatgtaaaaagtGGTCTAGTATAATCAGGAAAGCAACATTTCTGGGTCACAATAGCAGAGGCTCCTAAACGGTACCATGAGGAACTCCACATAGAATTAGAATTAGAATGGCTTTATTGTCATAAAGCAcaacacattttagaaaataccAACACTGAAAGCagtgcaaataaatacataataacacatactataaatatatttcaataagtgttaaaatataatataaatattcaagaattctttgtaaaatagatGGACGTCGATACATTTTTGCCCTTAATATTGTTAGTACAAGTTTACATCAGAAATTGTATGAACACTGTTTGTACTCCCCcatgacttttctttttttttcttcttcaaagcTTTCCA contains:
- the alkbh3 gene encoding alpha-ketoglutarate-dependent dioxygenase alkB homolog 3, with amino-acid sequence MSDKRQRARVQGSWAKQLPKPSNSQTAGSLNNQPKNVNAASGTWGFGNQKTSEAFEFHKPSKPIREVPPEKVIEHLGDYEISLRPSGVSRLRLRPGFLTPEEADWMLSKLLAELPWSQKTNYRLGEAYDEPRLTCWYGELPYTYARSTMAANTQWHPLLVALREAVEQASGCTFNSLLCNLYRDGHDGIGWHSDDEASLGPEPTIASLSLGDTRVFSLRKQPSAEDDGDYTYVERIRIPLSHGTLLLMEGATQDDWQHQVAKEYHDRGPRINLTFRTIHPEPEGHRPGTKMRFTAKNP